In Saccharomonospora marina XMU15, one genomic interval encodes:
- a CDS encoding type I restriction-modification system subunit M, with product MNTNKHTELANHAWSVADLLRGDYKQSDYGKVILPFTVLRRLECVLAPTRDKVLETVEKYRNRDIDADRFLRKASGHRFYNRTPLTLKSIAADSSHVARNLNQYIGGFSPNAYEVLERYDFAQQINKLDGANLLYKVTSTFADLDLRPEVVDNHQMGYIFEELIRRFAEQSNETAGEHFTPREVIELMVNLLIAPDDDALRKPSVVRRVLDPACGTGGMLSAAYEHITSLNPDAIVDVYGQELNPESWAICRSDLMIKDQDPDNIKFGNSFSDDGHRGATFDYLLANPPFGVEWKKVKEDVEDDLERLGENSRFWPALPRINDGSLLFLQHMLSKMKPAEQGGGRVAIVFNGSPLFTGAAGSGESQIRQHILENDWLEGIVALPDQLFYNTGISTYFWILTNRKSPDYRGKVVLLDARDQWQKMRKSLGDKRKYIDADQIAEITRLYADALYAAKDESHPQHAKVKVFDNDDFGYRRITVERPLKLRFEISEDTLAALREAKPIQKLDAPEEFVEALRPLLGRTWWKKAEAVKEIRETVIDAGLTWPTGAPFAKALRDAVGVRDPEGEEQISKGKTEPDPKLRDYENVPLHEDVEEYLKREVLPHVPDAWIDHTKTKIGYEIPFTRHFYVYEPPRPLAEIDAELKALEAEIQELLGEVTE from the coding sequence TTGAACACCAACAAGCACACCGAGCTGGCCAACCACGCCTGGTCCGTGGCCGACCTGCTGCGCGGTGACTACAAGCAGTCCGACTACGGCAAGGTGATCCTGCCGTTCACGGTGCTGCGGCGGCTCGAATGCGTGCTCGCGCCCACGCGCGACAAGGTGCTCGAAACGGTCGAGAAGTACCGCAACCGCGACATCGACGCCGATCGGTTTCTCCGCAAGGCCTCCGGCCACCGCTTCTACAACAGAACCCCGCTGACGCTGAAGTCGATCGCGGCCGACTCCTCGCACGTCGCGCGCAACCTCAACCAGTACATCGGCGGGTTCTCCCCGAACGCCTACGAGGTGCTGGAGCGCTACGACTTCGCCCAGCAGATCAACAAACTCGACGGCGCCAACCTGCTCTACAAGGTGACCAGCACGTTCGCCGACCTGGATCTGCGGCCAGAGGTCGTCGACAACCACCAGATGGGCTATATCTTCGAGGAACTGATCCGGCGGTTCGCCGAGCAGTCCAACGAGACCGCGGGCGAGCATTTCACCCCGCGCGAGGTCATCGAACTCATGGTGAACCTGCTCATCGCCCCCGACGACGACGCGCTGCGCAAACCAAGTGTCGTGCGCCGTGTGCTGGACCCGGCGTGCGGTACGGGCGGCATGCTCAGCGCCGCCTACGAGCACATCACGAGCCTCAACCCCGACGCGATCGTCGACGTGTACGGGCAGGAGCTCAACCCCGAGTCGTGGGCGATCTGCCGGTCCGACCTCATGATCAAGGACCAGGACCCCGACAACATCAAGTTCGGCAACTCCTTCAGCGACGACGGCCACCGGGGCGCCACCTTCGACTACCTGCTCGCCAACCCGCCGTTCGGCGTCGAATGGAAGAAGGTCAAGGAGGACGTCGAGGACGACCTGGAACGGCTCGGCGAGAACAGCCGCTTCTGGCCCGCGCTGCCCAGGATCAACGACGGATCGCTGCTGTTCCTGCAGCACATGCTGTCGAAGATGAAACCGGCAGAGCAGGGCGGCGGCCGTGTGGCGATCGTCTTCAACGGCTCGCCGCTGTTCACCGGAGCCGCGGGATCCGGCGAGTCGCAGATCCGCCAGCACATCCTGGAGAACGACTGGCTCGAAGGCATCGTCGCGCTGCCGGACCAGCTGTTCTACAACACCGGCATCTCCACCTACTTCTGGATCCTCACCAACCGCAAGAGCCCCGACTACCGGGGCAAGGTCGTGCTGCTCGACGCCCGCGACCAGTGGCAGAAGATGCGCAAATCCCTCGGCGACAAGCGCAAGTACATCGACGCCGACCAGATCGCCGAGATCACCCGCCTCTACGCCGACGCGCTCTACGCCGCCAAGGACGAGAGCCACCCACAGCACGCCAAGGTCAAGGTCTTCGACAACGACGACTTCGGCTACCGCCGCATCACCGTCGAACGCCCGCTGAAGCTACGGTTCGAGATCAGCGAGGACACCCTCGCCGCGCTGCGTGAGGCCAAGCCGATCCAGAAACTCGATGCGCCCGAAGAATTCGTCGAGGCGTTGCGCCCACTGCTGGGCAGGACGTGGTGGAAGAAGGCGGAAGCCGTCAAGGAGATCCGTGAGACCGTCATCGACGCGGGGCTCACCTGGCCTACCGGCGCCCCGTTCGCCAAGGCACTGCGCGACGCCGTCGGCGTCCGCGACCCGGAAGGCGAAGAGCAGATCAGCAAGGGCAAGACCGAACCCGACCCGAAACTGCGCGACTACGAGAACGTGCCGCTGCACGAGGACGTCGAGGAGTACCTCAAGCGCGAGGTCCTCCCACACGTCCCCGACGCCTGGATCGACCACACCAAAACCAAGATCGGCTACGAAATTCCGTTCACCCGGCACTTCTACGTGTACGAGCCACCGCGACCCCTTGCCGAGATCGACGCCGAACTGAAGGCACTCGAAGCCGAGATCCAGGAACTGCTGGGCGAGGTGACGGAATGA